In the genome of Bradyrhizobium arachidis, one region contains:
- a CDS encoding DUF1488 family protein — MPLTRGRPPRYDAKRMAFLFTMMHGANIVDCEISSSALDDLDHTKGTLPGERQAQFMRLRETVERVASVAFEQGKRKGEPVRIFSKQSRRCDDRWNAAAFLKPPAFRRTRPSRGR; from the coding sequence GTGCCGCTGACCCGCGGCCGGCCTCCGCGGTACGACGCCAAGCGAATGGCATTCCTGTTTACGATGATGCACGGCGCAAACATCGTCGATTGCGAGATCAGCAGCAGTGCGCTGGATGATCTCGACCACACGAAAGGCACGCTGCCGGGCGAAAGGCAGGCCCAGTTCATGCGCCTGCGCGAAACGGTCGAGCGCGTTGCGTCAGTCGCGTTCGAGCAGGGCAAGCGCAAGGGCGAACCGGTGCGCATCTTTTCCAAACAGTCAAGGCGCTGTGACGACCGATGGAACGCCGCAGCGTTTTTGAAGCCGCCGGCCTTCAGGCGTACGCGACCCAGCCGCGGAAGGTGA
- a CDS encoding acetate--CoA ligase family protein yields the protein MDAIGRLIRPRSVAIIGASADATKTSGRPVAYLQKHGFAGNIYPVNPKVAEIGGVVCYPDVASLPDVPDVGIVLLGAERAHVAVRELSKRGTAAAIVLASGFTETGAEGAERQKQLMEAAGSMRLLGPNTIGLVNLTDSIVLSASGALAMDHFPAGPVGLVSQSGGILGALLSRAAARGIGLSKLVSTSNEADLELADFIDFLADDSATKVIALYIEAIRNPARFREAVLKAQRAGKPVVAFKIGRSEAGAKAAVSHTGALAGSDRMYDALFRQLGVIRAKTFEDLLDIPALLAAGRTLRGRRVAILTSTGGAGTIVSDSLGVAGFTTPAPDVETAAQLRSLQSGSHAALDRNPIDVTLAGLQPDLLRAAIKILLASPSYDALAVIAGSSAVGSPALMADAIHDCLPLSDKPVIAYVSPYAPDVVSVLTRRGVPAYTSAESCAAALDGLLQAGMPNEVQTSGSIAGTADVSDFPAGSLDEAQAKALFARFGVPIVAEKVVATPGEAEQAARDFGGRGVLKILSREIAHKSDVGGVAVNLTADAIGARLTAMAHEVEARTGKRSERFLVQEMLSGGVEIILGMHRDPLGTAILLGMGGVTAELFKDTTMRLLPPEGGLSLVEAAAMARDLVTWPLLDGFRGRPKCDVEALAATIVAFSRMVAQLGDRLAEAEINPVFVLPAGQGVKAADGLVVLNV from the coding sequence ATGGATGCGATCGGACGCCTGATCCGGCCTCGCAGTGTCGCAATTATCGGCGCGTCCGCAGACGCGACCAAGACGTCGGGGCGGCCGGTCGCCTATCTCCAGAAGCATGGCTTTGCGGGTAACATCTATCCCGTCAATCCGAAGGTCGCAGAGATCGGCGGTGTCGTCTGCTATCCCGACGTCGCTTCGCTGCCTGATGTGCCTGATGTCGGCATTGTCCTGTTAGGTGCCGAGCGCGCCCACGTCGCGGTGCGCGAATTGTCTAAGCGCGGCACTGCCGCGGCGATCGTTCTCGCCAGCGGCTTCACCGAGACCGGGGCGGAAGGCGCCGAACGCCAGAAGCAGCTGATGGAAGCCGCCGGGTCCATGCGCCTGCTCGGGCCGAACACCATCGGTCTCGTCAATCTCACGGACAGCATCGTCCTTTCGGCATCCGGCGCGCTGGCGATGGATCACTTTCCGGCGGGCCCCGTTGGCCTCGTCTCGCAAAGCGGCGGCATTTTGGGAGCCTTGTTGTCGCGCGCCGCGGCGCGCGGCATTGGACTGTCCAAGCTGGTGTCGACCAGCAACGAGGCCGATCTCGAGCTCGCCGACTTCATCGACTTTCTGGCCGATGACAGTGCGACCAAGGTCATTGCGCTCTACATCGAGGCGATCCGCAATCCGGCTCGCTTCCGCGAGGCGGTTCTCAAGGCGCAGCGCGCCGGCAAGCCCGTTGTTGCCTTCAAGATCGGGCGGTCGGAGGCGGGCGCAAAGGCGGCGGTCTCGCACACGGGGGCGCTTGCGGGTTCCGATCGCATGTACGACGCCCTGTTCAGGCAGCTCGGCGTGATCCGCGCGAAGACGTTCGAAGACCTGCTCGACATTCCTGCGCTGCTTGCGGCCGGACGGACGCTGCGCGGCAGGCGCGTGGCGATCCTCACCTCCACCGGCGGCGCGGGCACGATCGTGTCCGACAGTCTGGGCGTCGCGGGCTTCACGACGCCCGCCCCCGATGTGGAAACGGCAGCGCAATTGCGCAGCCTTCAGTCGGGATCGCATGCCGCGCTCGATCGCAACCCGATCGACGTGACCCTGGCCGGGCTGCAGCCGGACCTGCTGCGCGCCGCAATCAAGATCCTGCTCGCCAGTCCCTCCTACGATGCCCTGGCCGTCATTGCCGGCTCGTCGGCCGTGGGATCGCCGGCCCTGATGGCCGATGCCATCCACGATTGCCTGCCGCTCAGCGACAAGCCCGTCATTGCCTATGTGAGCCCCTACGCGCCCGACGTGGTCTCCGTCCTCACCCGGCGCGGCGTCCCGGCTTACACCTCCGCCGAGAGCTGCGCTGCTGCGCTTGACGGGCTCTTGCAGGCCGGAATGCCGAACGAGGTCCAGACCTCCGGCTCGATCGCGGGGACGGCCGATGTCAGCGACTTCCCTGCGGGATCGCTGGATGAGGCGCAGGCGAAAGCACTCTTCGCCCGCTTCGGCGTTCCGATCGTGGCGGAGAAGGTGGTCGCAACGCCAGGCGAAGCGGAGCAGGCTGCGCGGGACTTCGGCGGCCGGGGCGTGCTCAAGATTCTCTCACGCGAGATCGCGCACAAGAGCGACGTCGGCGGCGTCGCGGTCAACCTGACCGCTGATGCGATTGGCGCCCGCCTGACGGCGATGGCCCACGAGGTCGAGGCCAGGACCGGGAAGCGATCCGAACGCTTCCTGGTTCAGGAAATGCTGTCAGGCGGCGTCGAGATCATTCTCGGCATGCATCGCGATCCGCTGGGCACCGCGATCCTGCTCGGAATGGGCGGCGTCACCGCCGAGCTGTTCAAGGACACGACGATGCGCCTGCTTCCCCCCGAGGGCGGCCTCAGCCTCGTCGAGGCTGCAGCGATGGCGCGCGATCTCGTCACATGGCCGTTGCTGGACGGTTTTCGCGGCCGGCCGAAATGCGATGTCGAAGCGCTCGCGGCAACGATCGTCGCCTTCTCGCGCATGGTTGCGCAGCTCGGCGACCGCCTCGCTGAGGCCGAGATCAATCCGGTCTTCGTTCTGCCCGCGGGCCAGGGCGTGAAGGCAGCCGATGGATTGGTTGTTCTCAATGTCTGA
- a CDS encoding AraC family transcriptional regulator produces MPSATGGIARLVWARLHDAGIEANSLLSKAGLTLKQIEDRKARLSAESQIRFLELGAEALQDDSLGFHLARDFDLREIGLLYYVAASSGTIAEAFAKAERYCRLANEGISLQFAAKEMTITLKYVGVERRSDRHQIEFWLTSIIRMNRVLTNRRLIPSRLKMVHRRRTTPTEVRSFLGCEIEFGSDVDEIAFPVSVGPMAIESADHYLNDLLVTYCEQALAHRKSGGVSLRSSVENAIAPLLPHREARVEEIARRLGMSHRTLVRRLALEGLTFSGILDEMKIDLAKSYLKNDELPISQTAWLLGYGEVSAFTHAFKRWTGMTPRQWRVLGTPERDHDAGDGPDREQVSSERPIANRRDHP; encoded by the coding sequence ATGCCCAGTGCGACCGGCGGAATCGCCCGCCTGGTATGGGCACGCCTGCACGACGCCGGCATCGAGGCAAACAGTCTTTTGTCCAAGGCTGGATTGACTCTCAAGCAGATCGAGGATCGCAAGGCTCGCCTGAGCGCCGAGAGCCAGATCAGGTTCCTGGAACTTGGGGCCGAGGCGTTGCAGGACGACAGCCTCGGTTTCCACTTGGCACGCGACTTCGACCTTCGTGAAATTGGCCTGCTCTATTACGTGGCCGCATCCTCCGGGACGATCGCGGAAGCCTTCGCAAAGGCCGAGCGCTATTGCCGTCTCGCCAACGAGGGGATTTCGCTGCAATTCGCCGCGAAAGAGATGACGATCACGCTGAAATATGTCGGTGTGGAACGGCGCTCGGATCGGCACCAGATCGAATTCTGGCTGACCTCAATCATTCGCATGAACCGCGTCCTGACCAATCGCCGCCTGATCCCGAGCCGGCTCAAAATGGTGCATCGCCGTCGAACGACGCCCACGGAGGTCAGGTCGTTCCTGGGCTGCGAGATCGAGTTCGGGTCCGATGTCGATGAGATCGCTTTCCCGGTATCCGTGGGACCGATGGCGATCGAAAGTGCTGACCACTATCTGAACGACCTGCTGGTGACGTATTGCGAGCAGGCACTTGCACACCGGAAATCCGGCGGAGTCTCGCTCAGATCGAGCGTCGAGAATGCAATCGCCCCATTGCTCCCGCATCGTGAGGCACGGGTCGAAGAGATCGCCCGCCGCTTAGGCATGAGCCATCGCACGCTGGTGCGGCGCCTCGCTCTGGAGGGATTGACCTTCAGCGGCATCCTTGACGAGATGAAGATCGACCTCGCCAAGAGCTATCTGAAGAACGATGAACTGCCTATTTCGCAAACCGCCTGGCTGCTCGGCTACGGAGAAGTCAGCGCATTCACTCACGCCTTCAAGCGCTGGACCGGAATGACGCCAAGGCAATGGCGCGTCCTGGGCACCCCCGAACGGGACCACGACGCAGGCGACGGGCCAGATCGTGAGCAGGTTTCCTCCGAGAGGCCCATCGCAAATCGCCGCGACCATCCCTAA
- a CDS encoding class I SAM-dependent methyltransferase, translating into MDSIQQDSIVTDIQSAFADPQMVAKYTEGPPRFVPGYNSMLSMAAILLAERAPEDAKVLVLGAGGGLELRAFAQAQPRWNFDGVDPSAAMLDLARQTLGPLASRAQLHQGYIDDAPAGPFDGAACLLTLHFVRSEERRRIASEIRRRLKPGAPFVAAHFSIPDGDDERPIWLSRYSAYLAASGVEPDKAVAARKAVDGQLSILAPEQDELILRQAGFSGASLFYTGFTFRGWVAYA; encoded by the coding sequence ATGGACTCCATTCAACAGGACAGCATCGTGACCGACATTCAAAGCGCGTTCGCCGATCCGCAAATGGTGGCGAAATATACGGAAGGACCGCCGCGGTTCGTTCCCGGCTACAATTCCATGCTGTCCATGGCGGCGATCCTTCTGGCCGAGCGCGCGCCCGAAGATGCAAAGGTGCTCGTTCTCGGCGCCGGCGGCGGCCTGGAATTGAGGGCCTTTGCGCAGGCGCAGCCGCGCTGGAATTTCGACGGCGTGGACCCGTCGGCGGCGATGCTCGATCTCGCCAGGCAAACGCTGGGTCCGCTTGCGTCGCGCGCGCAGCTGCATCAAGGCTATATCGACGATGCGCCGGCGGGGCCGTTCGACGGCGCCGCCTGCCTGTTGACCCTGCACTTCGTGCGCTCGGAGGAACGGCGTCGCATCGCCTCCGAAATCCGCCGCCGGCTCAAGCCGGGCGCTCCGTTCGTAGCGGCCCATTTCAGCATTCCCGACGGCGACGATGAGCGGCCGATCTGGCTCTCGCGATATTCCGCTTACCTCGCCGCATCCGGCGTCGAACCCGACAAGGCGGTGGCCGCGCGAAAAGCGGTCGATGGGCAATTGAGCATTCTGGCGCCGGAGCAGGATGAATTGATCTTGCGTCAGGCCGGCTTCTCGGGCGCATCCCTGTTCTACACGGGCTTCACCTTCCGCGGCTGGGTCGCGTACGCCTGA
- a CDS encoding LLM class flavin-dependent oxidoreductase encodes MKKIGFLSFGHWTPSPQSQTRSAADTLLQSIELAVAAEQLGADGAYFRVHHFARQLASPFPLLAAVGAKTSRIEIGTAVIDMRYENPLYMVEDAGSADLIAGGRLQLGISRGSPEQVIDGWRYFGYRPAEGQSDADMGRRHAEVFLDLLRGEGFAEPNPQPMFPNPPGLLRIEPHSQGLRERIWWGAGSNATAVWAARLGMNLQSSTLKNDETGEAFHVQQAAQIRSYRAAWKEAGHSREPRVSVSRSIFALMDDRDRAYFGGERGGEDQIGFIDPHTRAIFGRSYAAEPDVLIEQLRQDEAIAEADTLLLTIPNQLGVDYCAHALEAILTHVAPALGWR; translated from the coding sequence ATGAAAAAGATCGGATTCCTCTCCTTCGGGCACTGGACGCCCTCGCCGCAATCGCAGACGCGCTCGGCGGCGGACACGCTGCTGCAATCGATCGAGCTTGCGGTCGCGGCGGAACAGCTCGGCGCGGACGGCGCCTATTTTCGCGTGCACCACTTCGCGCGTCAGCTGGCCTCGCCCTTCCCCCTGCTCGCCGCCGTCGGCGCGAAAACCAGCAGGATCGAGATCGGCACGGCCGTGATCGACATGCGCTACGAGAACCCGCTCTACATGGTGGAGGACGCGGGAAGCGCCGATCTCATCGCCGGCGGGCGGCTCCAGCTCGGCATCAGCCGCGGCTCGCCCGAGCAGGTGATCGACGGCTGGCGTTACTTCGGCTATCGCCCGGCCGAGGGGCAGAGCGATGCCGACATGGGCCGCCGCCACGCCGAAGTGTTCCTCGACCTGTTGCGCGGCGAAGGTTTTGCCGAGCCCAATCCGCAGCCGATGTTCCCCAATCCGCCGGGCCTCCTGCGCATCGAGCCGCATTCGCAGGGCCTGCGCGAGCGCATCTGGTGGGGCGCCGGCTCGAACGCGACCGCGGTGTGGGCGGCCAGGCTCGGCATGAATTTGCAGAGCTCGACGCTGAAGAACGACGAGACCGGCGAAGCCTTTCACGTGCAGCAGGCCGCGCAGATTCGTAGCTACCGCGCCGCATGGAAGGAAGCCGGCCACAGCCGCGAGCCGCGCGTGTCGGTGAGCCGCAGCATCTTCGCGCTGATGGACGATCGCGACCGCGCCTATTTCGGCGGCGAACGCGGCGGCGAAGACCAGATCGGCTTCATCGACCCGCACACCCGCGCGATCTTCGGCCGCTCCTATGCCGCCGAGCCGGACGTGTTGATCGAGCAGCTGCGGCAGGACGAGGCGATCGCCGAGGCCGACACGCTGCTGCTGACGATCCCGAACCAGCTCGGTGTCGACTACTGCGCGCATGCGCTCGAGGCGATCCTGACCCATGTCGCGCCGGCGCTCGGATGGCGGTGA
- a CDS encoding tripartite tricarboxylate transporter substrate binding protein: MAIGDIIDHDGARGKDFAMRRRLNLAILACAVLPAVAGLGVAPARAEYPEKIIKIVVPFAAGGGTDIIARTTAQEIQTDLGKSVIIENKPGAGTIIGTQTVATSDPDGYSLLMATFAHAVNPSLYNKLPFDPHKDFAAVSLIARSFNIVVVNPASKINSIADLIAEAKANPGKLNFGTFGTGTSAHLAGELFNSMAKVKMTAVPYKGAAPAISDLLGGQIDVMFTTVASAASLVAAGQLRALAVTSTERSAAFPQLPTIAEAGVPGYAAESWYGLYAPAKTPAPVIARLNQAVAKAVKSGGFKQLEANEGLIMVGSAPEELDRYVGQEEERWRKLVKDANIEVQ; the protein is encoded by the coding sequence ATGGCCATTGGCGATATCATCGATCATGACGGCGCACGCGGGAAGGATTTCGCCATGCGGCGCCGGCTGAACCTCGCCATCCTTGCCTGCGCCGTCCTGCCGGCCGTCGCCGGGCTTGGAGTTGCGCCGGCGCGCGCCGAATATCCCGAGAAAATCATCAAGATCGTGGTGCCCTTCGCGGCCGGCGGCGGGACCGACATCATTGCGCGAACGACGGCGCAGGAAATCCAGACGGACCTCGGCAAATCCGTCATCATCGAGAACAAGCCGGGCGCCGGCACCATCATCGGCACCCAGACGGTCGCCACCAGCGATCCCGACGGCTATTCGCTGCTGATGGCGACCTTCGCGCACGCAGTCAATCCGAGCCTGTACAACAAGCTGCCGTTCGATCCGCACAAGGATTTCGCGGCGGTCTCGCTGATCGCGCGATCCTTCAATATCGTCGTCGTCAACCCGGCCTCCAAGATCAACTCGATCGCCGATCTGATCGCGGAGGCCAAGGCCAATCCGGGCAAGCTCAATTTCGGGACGTTCGGCACCGGCACCTCGGCCCATCTCGCCGGCGAGCTGTTCAACTCCATGGCGAAGGTCAAGATGACGGCGGTGCCCTACAAGGGCGCGGCGCCTGCGATCAGCGATCTCCTGGGCGGGCAGATCGACGTGATGTTCACCACCGTTGCAAGCGCGGCCTCGCTGGTGGCCGCAGGTCAGCTCCGGGCGCTGGCCGTCACCTCCACCGAGCGTTCGGCAGCGTTTCCGCAACTGCCGACCATCGCCGAGGCCGGCGTGCCCGGCTACGCTGCCGAGTCCTGGTACGGATTGTACGCTCCGGCCAAGACCCCCGCTCCGGTGATTGCGCGGCTGAACCAGGCGGTCGCAAAGGCCGTCAAGTCAGGTGGTTTCAAGCAGCTGGAGGCAAACGAAGGCCTCATCATGGTTGGCAGCGCTCCGGAAGAGCTCGATCGCTACGTCGGGCAGGAGGAGGAGCGCTGGCGCAAGCTGGTCAAGGACGCGAACATCGAGGTGCAATAG
- a CDS encoding Rrf2 family transcriptional regulator, translating to MKRDSRLSGVLHVLLHMAQQPGPFTSETLAKAMDTNPVVIRRIMAGLRDLGYVRSEKGHGGGWTLACDLSRVTLRDVYTALGSPSLLAMGNRTEAPGCLVEQAVNAALDQAFGDAETLLLARFGEVTLAMLSDDLRKRLGSRKHQGMSAHA from the coding sequence ATGAAACGAGATAGCCGTCTATCCGGCGTACTCCACGTGCTCCTGCACATGGCGCAACAGCCCGGGCCCTTCACGTCCGAGACCCTGGCGAAGGCGATGGACACCAACCCGGTGGTGATCCGTCGCATCATGGCGGGGTTGCGGGACCTCGGTTACGTGCGGTCCGAGAAGGGGCATGGTGGCGGCTGGACGCTCGCTTGCGACCTTTCGAGGGTGACACTGCGCGACGTCTACACCGCGCTCGGCAGTCCCTCGCTTCTCGCCATGGGCAATCGGACGGAGGCGCCCGGCTGCCTCGTCGAGCAGGCCGTCAATGCCGCGCTCGATCAAGCCTTTGGCGATGCCGAGACGCTGCTGCTGGCGCGCTTTGGCGAGGTGACGCTGGCGATGTTGAGCGACGATCTGCGCAAGCGCCTCGGGTCGCGGAAGCATCAGGGCATGAGCGCGCACGCGTGA
- a CDS encoding tetratricopeptide repeat protein: MKRRIDRRHADDDRAKRHESENVFDHASVSLREACEGDRNRRLPSFLPSPESCIFAGLNVETHELAGHRKRRAASKSSMTAHNVPAMETPAAYCEAGLQHLRAGRHLDARACCEQALTIDAEHTDAQHLMGLLFLHDKHYNDALEWIVRAIRRAPKPEYLASFGTALQQHGRFEEALNVLDKAIQLRPDDAGLWRQRGDILSQLSRLDQALASFEHALKLDPQHHDTLRKSGILLHNLGRNEEAIAHLDLSDRLFPNHAPTVHARAWILYSLKRFEESATEGKRAHQLAPDKADTCNNLGLSLRRLGRDEEALAWFEKAIAIEPRLLAAFNNKLTTLFQLHRFDEVFALTDHMKALGLNDTVTDWNVALAHLLTGDFEAGWRGHQTRLKLPSAKYARFVQPMWLGGEDIEGKTILVAADEGLGDTIHFVRYVPMLAARGARVILAVQDPLRRLMSGLSGVSHHVPMSAAGALPHFDLHCPISSLPLAFGTRLDTIPADMPYLASPPDDRIQAWDNRLGPRTRLRVGLAWSGDPTHVNDHARSIPLRTLSRILDVDATFVSLQKGPRPSDAAVLRERNDIVDLTAELTDFTETAALMSCLDLVITVDTSIAHLAGALGRPTWLLLPWTPDYRWLLDRTDSPWYPSMRLFRQTETREYESVLDRIRDELRTRASSFEPSPH; the protein is encoded by the coding sequence ATGAAGCGCCGCATAGATCGCCGCCATGCCGACGATGACCGTGCCAAGCGTCATGAATCTGAGAATGTGTTCGATCACGCGTCAGTCTCCTTGCGCGAGGCTTGTGAAGGAGATCGTAACCGTCGGCTGCCCAGCTTTCTACCATCACCAGAATCATGCATTTTTGCCGGCCTCAACGTCGAAACTCATGAATTGGCCGGACATCGCAAGCGCCGCGCCGCCAGCAAGAGCTCAATGACAGCCCACAACGTGCCAGCGATGGAAACACCAGCCGCTTATTGCGAAGCGGGCCTTCAGCATCTCCGGGCCGGACGGCATCTCGACGCGCGTGCTTGCTGCGAGCAGGCCCTCACGATCGATGCGGAGCACACGGACGCCCAGCATCTGATGGGCCTGCTGTTTCTCCACGACAAGCACTACAATGACGCCCTGGAGTGGATCGTCCGCGCGATCCGTCGAGCGCCCAAGCCCGAATATCTTGCAAGCTTCGGAACGGCATTGCAGCAGCACGGGCGCTTCGAGGAGGCGCTCAACGTCCTCGACAAGGCGATCCAGCTTCGGCCTGACGACGCCGGCTTGTGGCGTCAGCGCGGCGACATCCTCTCTCAGCTCTCGCGCCTCGATCAAGCCCTGGCGAGCTTCGAACACGCACTCAAGCTCGATCCGCAGCATCATGACACCCTGCGCAAGAGCGGGATTCTTCTCCACAATCTCGGACGGAACGAGGAAGCCATCGCGCATCTGGACCTCAGCGACAGGCTGTTCCCGAACCATGCCCCGACGGTGCACGCGCGCGCATGGATCCTCTACAGCCTGAAGCGGTTCGAGGAGTCCGCGACCGAGGGCAAGCGGGCGCACCAGCTCGCTCCCGACAAGGCCGACACCTGCAACAATCTCGGCCTTTCGCTGCGCCGGCTCGGCAGGGATGAAGAGGCGCTGGCATGGTTCGAAAAAGCCATTGCGATAGAGCCGCGCCTGCTGGCCGCCTTCAACAACAAGCTGACCACGCTGTTCCAGCTGCATCGCTTCGACGAGGTCTTCGCGCTGACCGATCACATGAAGGCGCTCGGGCTGAATGATACGGTGACAGACTGGAATGTGGCCCTGGCTCATCTCCTGACAGGCGATTTCGAAGCCGGCTGGCGCGGGCACCAGACCCGATTGAAACTGCCTTCGGCAAAATACGCCCGCTTTGTGCAACCGATGTGGCTCGGTGGCGAAGACATCGAAGGAAAGACGATCCTGGTCGCTGCGGACGAGGGACTGGGGGACACCATTCACTTCGTCCGCTACGTCCCCATGCTGGCGGCGCGGGGGGCGCGCGTTATTCTTGCCGTTCAGGACCCGCTGCGTCGGCTGATGTCGGGTCTGAGCGGCGTATCCCACCACGTCCCGATGTCGGCTGCAGGCGCGCTGCCGCATTTCGATTTGCACTGCCCGATATCCAGCCTTCCGCTCGCCTTCGGCACCCGCCTCGATACGATCCCGGCGGACATGCCGTATCTGGCCTCGCCACCGGACGACCGTATTCAGGCCTGGGACAATCGTCTTGGTCCTCGAACCAGGCTCCGGGTCGGTCTCGCCTGGTCCGGCGATCCGACCCACGTCAACGATCACGCGCGCTCGATACCGCTGCGGACGCTGTCCCGTATCCTCGACGTCGATGCCACCTTTGTCAGCCTCCAGAAGGGGCCGCGCCCGAGCGACGCCGCGGTGCTGCGGGAGAGAAACGACATTGTCGACCTGACCGCCGAGCTCACCGATTTCACCGAGACCGCCGCCTTGATGAGCTGTCTTGATCTCGTGATCACCGTCGACACCAGCATCGCCCATCTCGCCGGCGCCCTTGGCCGTCCAACCTGGCTTCTGTTGCCATGGACGCCCGACTATCGCTGGCTGCTCGACCGCACCGACAGCCCCTGGTACCCCAGCATGCGGCTGTTCCGGCAGACCGAAACGCGTGAGTATGAGAGCGTGCTCGATCGTATCAGGGACGAATTGCGGACACGGGCCAGCTCATTTGAACCTAGCCCGCATTAA
- the clcA gene encoding H(+)/Cl(-) exchange transporter ClcA has product MDRNPDERQVADERRSLLGLAAIALIVGAATGCVGAIFRLLLVRADGLREAMIAWAHGHAIWGFLTVVGACAVATLVAAWMVRQFSPHASGSGIPHVEAVLREEIPPAPFALVPVKFFGGILAIGSGLALGREGPTVQMGAGIAVFAASVCRLRWADAQVLLAAGAGAGLATAFNAPIAGLVFVLEELVQRFEHRVAVAALAALATAIPVARLLLGDAPDFQVAPLSYPRAESAPLFLALGGIAGLLAIAYNRTLLATIAVRDRFGRLPMELRAGLIGAGVGILAWFSPELVGGGDQITQRALIGHENVWILGFAFLIRFGLGALSYAAGTPGGLFAPLLVLGAQSGLLFGEACRAAFPVLAIQPEAFALVGMAALFTGVVRAPVTGIVLVAEMTGNVTMLLPMLGACFMAMLLPMLLGNPPIYDSLREHTLRLERQIRQR; this is encoded by the coding sequence ATGGACCGTAACCCTGACGAGCGACAAGTCGCGGACGAACGTCGCAGCCTGTTAGGGCTCGCGGCGATCGCTCTCATCGTAGGAGCAGCGACTGGATGTGTCGGGGCGATCTTCCGGCTTTTACTCGTGCGTGCCGACGGCCTGCGCGAGGCGATGATCGCCTGGGCCCATGGCCACGCAATCTGGGGGTTCTTGACTGTCGTCGGCGCGTGCGCTGTCGCGACCCTGGTTGCCGCGTGGATGGTGCGGCAATTCTCGCCACACGCTTCAGGCAGCGGCATTCCGCATGTCGAAGCTGTCCTGCGCGAAGAGATCCCACCGGCTCCGTTTGCTCTGGTGCCAGTGAAATTCTTCGGCGGAATACTGGCGATCGGCTCCGGACTAGCGCTGGGCCGCGAGGGGCCGACCGTCCAGATGGGCGCCGGTATCGCGGTTTTCGCTGCAAGCGTCTGCCGGCTCCGTTGGGCGGATGCCCAGGTGTTGCTGGCGGCGGGCGCGGGCGCCGGTCTTGCAACGGCATTCAATGCGCCGATAGCCGGGCTCGTGTTTGTGCTGGAGGAACTGGTGCAGAGGTTCGAGCACCGTGTTGCCGTCGCGGCCCTTGCGGCGCTCGCAACGGCGATCCCGGTCGCAAGGCTGCTGCTCGGTGACGCGCCCGACTTCCAGGTCGCGCCGCTGAGCTATCCCAGGGCTGAGTCCGCCCCGCTGTTCCTGGCTCTGGGCGGCATCGCGGGTCTGCTGGCCATCGCTTACAATCGCACCCTGCTCGCGACCATCGCAGTTCGCGACCGATTTGGACGGCTACCGATGGAGCTCCGCGCCGGCTTGATCGGTGCAGGCGTCGGCATATTGGCCTGGTTCTCGCCCGAACTGGTCGGCGGCGGAGATCAGATCACGCAGCGCGCGTTGATCGGCCACGAGAATGTGTGGATCCTCGGGTTCGCATTCCTGATCCGATTCGGGCTCGGCGCTCTCTCCTACGCGGCCGGCACGCCCGGCGGGCTGTTCGCACCCTTGCTCGTGCTGGGAGCCCAGTCCGGGCTCCTGTTCGGAGAGGCTTGCCGCGCTGCATTCCCGGTGCTCGCGATCCAGCCGGAAGCATTTGCATTGGTGGGCATGGCCGCTCTCTTCACCGGCGTCGTGCGCGCGCCGGTGACCGGCATCGTTCTCGTCGCCGAAATGACCGGTAACGTGACGATGCTGCTGCCGATGCTGGGCGCCTGCTTCATGGCGATGCTGCTACCCATGCTGCTGGGCAACCCACCGATCTACGATTCCCTGCGTGAGCATACGCTGCGCCTGGAGCGGCAAATCAGACAGAGATGA